One window of Acipenser ruthenus chromosome 52, fAciRut3.2 maternal haplotype, whole genome shotgun sequence genomic DNA carries:
- the LOC117965737 gene encoding tripartite motif-containing protein 16-like — MAEANILVAEQQLLCAVCLEILKDPVAIPCGHSYCMGCIKNCWDRTEHRRFYSCPQCRKTFTRRPVLHRNTILAEIAGEFKKRRLNPPPAQSYAGPGDVPCDFCTGRKFKAVKSCLTCLASYCETHVKPHYEGVAFKRHKLVNAIENLEQKLCAEHQKVFEVFCRTDQTCICWLCADKEHKSHDTVSAETERTGKQKQLGETQTQIQQRIQERLKDVDELKQAVKSLKRSAQREIKESEMIFTELIRSIEKIHTEVTELIGANEKAAVNQAEGRMKKLEQEIAELRRRNAELKQLSETEDHIHFLQNFQSLCAPPEAGDLPSITVNTDISFGAVRKAVSVLKDHIENFCKGELVKITTTVNEVAVYSLQAPEPRNRAEFLKYSCQLTLDHNTAHRELCLSEGNRKATWGETQRCSDHPERFDYYLQVLCREGLSGTHSYWEIEWSGGGAYIGVAYKGISRKGVDLSCVLGYNDKSWSLFCSGSSYTARHNNNETAITAPRSPRIGVYLDFNAGTLSFYGVSDTMTLLHRFQTTFTEPLYPAVYIYSGSPVTICQLN, encoded by the exons ATGGCAGAAGCAAATATTCTGGTAGCAGAGCAGCAGTTGTTGTGTGCAGTGTGTCTGGAGATACTGAAGGACCCGgtcgctattccatgtggacacagttactgtatggggtgtattaagaactgctgggatcggACTGAACATAGACGtttctacagctgcccccagtgcagaaagacctttACCCGAAGGCCTGTTCTGCACAGAAACACCATCCTGGCTGAAATTGCTGGAGAATTCAAGAAGAGAAggctcaatcctcctcctgctcaaagttatgctggacctggagatgtgccgtgtgatttctgcactgggagaaagtttaaagctgtgaaatcctgtttgacatgCCTGGCCTCTTATTGTGAAACACATgtcaagccacactatgagggtgttgctttcaagaggcacaaaCTGGTCAACGCTATTgaaaatctggagcagaagctttgtgctgaacaccagaaggtttttGAGGTCTTttgtagaaccgatcagacgtgtatttgctggTTGTGTGCAGACaaggaacacaagagccatgatacagtctcagctgagacagaaaggactgggaaacag aagcagctgggagagacacagacacaaatacaacagagaatccaggagagactgaaagacgtggatgagctgaaacaggctgtgaagtcactgaaa agatctgcacagagggaaataaaggaaagtgagatgatctttactgagctgatccgatccattgagaagatccacactgaggttactgagctgattggagctaacgagaaggctgcagtgaatcaggctgaaggacgcatgaagaaactggagcaggagattgctgagctaaggaggagaaacgctgagctgaaacagctttcagagacagaggatcacatccattttctacag aatttccagtctctctgtgcccctcctgaagctggagacttacccagcattactgtcaatacagacatctcttttggggctgtgaggaaagctgtatctgtacttaaagaccatattgagaacttctgcaagggggaattagtcaaaataaccacaacag tgaatgaagttgcagtttatagtctgcaggctccagagccaaggaacagagctgaatttttaaaat attcctgtcagctcacactggaccacAACACAGCGCATagagagctctgtctgtctgaagggaacagaaaggcgACATGGGGAGAGACCCAGAGATGTTctgatcacccagagagatttgattacTATCTCCaggtgctttgcagagagggtttgtctgggactcacagttactgggagattgagtggagtgggggaggggcttaTATAGGAGTtgcatataaaggaatcagcaggaaaggagtggATCTTTCCTGTGTCCTTGGatacaatgacaagtcctggagtttgttctgctctggttccagttacactgcccggcacaataacaatgaaactgcaataactgccccacgctcccccagaataggagtgtatctggactttaatgccggcacacTGTCATTTTATGGCGTCTcagacacaatgaccctcctgcacagattccaaaccacattcactgagccgctctatcctgcgGTTTATATTTATTCTGGTtcccctgtaacaatctgccagctgaactag